In one window of Arachis ipaensis cultivar K30076 chromosome B06, Araip1.1, whole genome shotgun sequence DNA:
- the LOC107646568 gene encoding uncharacterized protein LOC107646568, with translation MITWAIELSQYDLRYEPRHAIKAQAMADFLVEVAGDPTEEAGIRWRLHMDGASNQMSGGAGIILESPAGVIYEQSIKFEFCVSNNQAEYEALLGGLILAREVGATRLEVCSDSQVVTSQVNGSYQARDSLLQKYLEKVKELSKQFEEVAVQHVSRERNTRADLLSKLASTKPGAGNQSLIQGMTKEPAVVLHLTKISPSWMDPITDYLENGKLFEDEKETKTLRREAAKYAIIQGQLFKKGLSQPLLKCLHPDQMNYVLKEVHEGYCGHHIGDKALARKLIRAGYYWPSMMEDSKEFVKKCVKCQENANFHKAPATKLSLLTSSRPFAQWGVDLLGPFLVITRFGIPEVVISDNGTQFTDKKFVEFLTGLGIKQKFSSVEHPQTNG, from the exons ATGATAACTTGGGCCATCGAGCTATCTCAGTATGATTTGCGATACGAGCCCCGACATGCGATCAAGGCACAAGCAATGGCAGACTTCTTGGTAGAAGTAGCGGGGGACCCGACCGAGGAAGCGGGCATACGGTGGAGGCTCCATAtggacggggcctccaaccaaatGTCCGGGGGTGCCGGGATCATCTTGGAAAGTCCTGCCGGGGTCATATACGAACAATCAATCAAGTTCGAGTTTTGCGTATCgaacaaccaagcggaatatgaggcCCTTCTAGGCGGCTTGATCTtagctcgggaagtcggggcTACGAGGCTggaagtatgcagcgactcacaGGTCGTGACCTCGCAAGTaaatggaagctaccaagccagagactcGCTATTGCAAAAGTACTTGGAGAAGGTCAAAGAGCTGAGCAAACAGTTTGAGGAGGTCGCGGTCCAACACGTTTCAagggaaaggaacacacgggcagacctcctatccAAGCTAGCGAGCACGAAACCGGGGGCCGGCAACCAGTCCCTCATTCAAGGCATGACAAAAGAACCAGCAGTTGTCCTCCACCTGACAAAGATAAGTCCCTCCTGGATGGACCCCATCACTGATTACCTAGAAAACGGCAAACTCTTTGAAGATGAGAAGGAAACTAAAACGTTGAGAAGGGAGGCAGCCAAATATGCGATCATACAAGGGCAACTgttcaaaaagggactcagccagccCTTGCTGAAATGCCTGCATCCCGACCAAATGAACTACGTACTCAAGGAAGTCCACGAGGGGTATTGTGGTCACCACATCGGGGACAAAGCCCTAGCAAGaaagctcatccgagctggatattactggccatcaatgatgGAGGACTCCAAAGAATTCGTGAAGAAGTGTGTCAAGTGCCAAGAgaatgccaacttccacaaagcacCGGCTACCAAACTGAGCTTACTGACGTCCTCCCGACCTTTCGCACAGTGGGGGGTCGACCTCTTGGGACCTTTCTTG gTGATAACCCGATTCGGCATCCCGGAAGTCGTTATCTCAGATAACGGGACGCAGTTCACTGATAAAAAGTTTGTGGAGTTCCTCACCGGTCTGGGCATAAAACAGAAATTCTCTTCGGTGGAGCATCCCCAGACGAACGGGTAA